A window of Costertonia aggregata contains these coding sequences:
- the amaB gene encoding L-piperidine-6-carboxylate dehydrogenase: protein MSKIATEFGIDEALKALGIAALNEGTSTGSDNFSSGEVIESYSPVDGTLIGKVKTTSKTDYEKVMSTATTAFQSWRKKPAPLRGEIVRQFGDKLRESKEPLGKLVSYEMGKSYQEGLGEVQEMIDICDFAVGLSRQLHGLTMHSERPGHRMYEQYHPLGVVGIISAFNFPVAVWAWNTALAWICGDVCVWKPSEKTPLCGVACQHIAAEVFKANGLPEGISCLINGDYKVGEMMTNDGRIPLVSATGSIRMGKIVAQAVAARLGKSLLELGGNNAIIVTPDADIKMTVIGAVFGAVGTAGQRCTSTRRLIIHDSIYDKVKNAIVDAYEQLRIGNPLDENNHVGPLIDTDAVAQYNNALEKVVAEGGQIIVEGGVMQGEGYESGCYVKPAIAEAKNDFEIVQHETFAPVLYLLKYTGEVENAIAIQNGVVQGLSSAIMTNNLREAERFLSASGSDCGIANVNIGTSGAEIGGAFGGEKETGGGRESGSDAWKVYMRRQTNTINYTTELPLAQGIKFDL from the coding sequence ATGTCAAAAATCGCAACTGAATTTGGTATTGATGAAGCGTTAAAAGCTTTGGGGATAGCAGCCTTAAACGAAGGAACTTCCACTGGGTCCGATAACTTTTCTTCAGGAGAGGTAATAGAATCTTACTCTCCAGTTGATGGAACTTTAATCGGAAAAGTTAAGACCACATCCAAAACCGACTACGAAAAAGTAATGTCAACGGCAACAACAGCATTTCAATCTTGGCGCAAAAAACCTGCTCCTTTGCGCGGGGAAATCGTGCGACAATTTGGTGACAAATTACGTGAATCAAAAGAACCTTTGGGAAAATTGGTGTCTTATGAAATGGGAAAAAGTTACCAAGAGGGTCTGGGCGAAGTTCAGGAAATGATCGATATATGTGATTTTGCCGTAGGCCTTTCAAGACAGCTGCACGGTCTTACCATGCATTCGGAACGTCCGGGACACAGAATGTACGAGCAATACCACCCTTTGGGTGTTGTTGGTATCATATCGGCTTTTAACTTTCCGGTTGCCGTTTGGGCGTGGAATACCGCTTTGGCATGGATCTGCGGTGATGTTTGTGTTTGGAAACCTTCTGAAAAAACACCTTTATGTGGCGTAGCCTGCCAGCATATTGCCGCTGAGGTCTTTAAGGCCAATGGATTACCAGAAGGGATTTCCTGTTTGATCAATGGCGATTATAAAGTTGGGGAAATGATGACCAATGATGGTCGAATTCCTCTAGTCTCGGCAACGGGCTCCATACGTATGGGAAAAATTGTGGCCCAGGCCGTTGCTGCCAGACTTGGAAAATCATTATTGGAGCTTGGTGGAAACAATGCCATTATCGTTACTCCCGATGCCGATATTAAAATGACGGTAATAGGTGCCGTGTTTGGTGCAGTGGGTACGGCCGGTCAACGTTGTACCTCAACACGCAGGTTGATCATACACGATTCGATATACGATAAGGTAAAAAATGCCATTGTCGACGCCTACGAACAATTACGCATTGGCAACCCCTTGGACGAAAACAATCATGTAGGACCTTTGATAGATACCGATGCCGTGGCACAATACAACAACGCCTTGGAAAAAGTGGTTGCCGAAGGTGGGCAAATTATAGTAGAAGGTGGTGTTATGCAAGGAGAAGGTTACGAAAGCGGGTGTTATGTAAAACCTGCTATTGCCGAAGCTAAAAACGATTTTGAAATCGTGCAGCACGAGACCTTTGCCCCCGTGCTTTACTTGTTAAAGTATACTGGGGAAGTCGAAAATGCCATCGCGATACAAAATGGAGTGGTACAAGGCCTTTCTTCTGCAATAATGACCAATAACCTTAGGGAAGCGGAGCGTTTTTTATCGGCCTCAGGTAGTGATTGTGGTATTGCCAATGTAAACATAGGCACTTCTGGAGCTGAGATTGGCGGAGCTTTTGGCGGTGAGAAAGAAACAGGCGGCGGTCGTGAAAGTGGTTCCGATGCATGGAAGGTTTATATGAGAAGGCAAACCAACACCATTAATTACACGACTGAGCTACCTTTGGCGCAAGGAATAAAATTTGATTTATAG
- a CDS encoding nuclear transport factor 2 family protein, whose amino-acid sequence MKSLSTVILLIIITSSNAQMTPEEVVQKQLETYNNLDIEGFMSVIGANIKIYDFETGKTTVDGYDQCKNVYDALFKSSPKLHSRILTRTVFDNKIIDHEYITGRKGSNTPLELVLIYEVNHEKITKITVLRKE is encoded by the coding sequence ATGAAAAGTCTATCAACAGTTATCCTATTGATTATCATTACATCCTCAAATGCCCAAATGACTCCCGAAGAAGTTGTACAAAAACAATTGGAAACCTATAATAATCTTGATATTGAGGGATTTATGTCGGTCATTGGTGCCAATATCAAAATCTACGATTTTGAAACGGGAAAAACCACGGTAGACGGTTATGACCAATGCAAGAATGTATACGATGCCCTATTCAAAAGTTCACCAAAACTTCACTCCAGAATATTGACACGAACCGTATTCGATAACAAAATAATCGACCATGAATACATAACCGGAAGAAAGGGTAGCAACACTCCTTTGGAACTGGTATTGATTTATGAGGTAAATCATGAAAAGATCACGAAAATCACGGTTCTTAGAAAAGAATAA
- a CDS encoding DUF1304 domain-containing protein, which produces MGMLTNILIGFVALLHIYFLYFEMFAWTTKGRKIFRKFPPELFEPTKPMAANQGLYNGFLAAGLIWTYFIGDPNWSSNIALFFLACVAIAGIYGALTVSKKIFYVQALPALISIALILFRL; this is translated from the coding sequence ATGGGGATGTTAACTAATATCCTGATAGGTTTCGTAGCATTGCTCCACATATATTTCTTGTACTTTGAAATGTTTGCATGGACGACCAAGGGCAGGAAAATATTTCGAAAATTTCCTCCAGAGCTCTTTGAGCCTACAAAACCTATGGCAGCCAATCAAGGTTTATATAACGGTTTTTTAGCTGCTGGGCTAATTTGGACGTATTTTATCGGCGATCCAAATTGGAGCAGTAACATTGCCCTTTTCTTTTTGGCGTGTGTTGCCATTGCAGGGATTTATGGGGCGCTGACCGTATCAAAAAAAATCTTTTATGTTCAAGCATTGCCTGCATTGATATCAATTGCCCTAATCCTATTCAGGTTATGA
- a CDS encoding 3-hydroxyanthranilate 3,4-dioxygenase — translation MSIAPPFNLTRWIEDNRDTLKPPVGNKNLYKDAGDYIVMVVAGPNARKDYHYNETEELFYQLEGDIEVHIQEDGKKKTMKLGPGDMYLHPAKIPHSPVRHKGSIGLVIERKRAHMKVDDGLLWFCDNCNNKLYEAYFTLNDIEKDFLGHFKYFYSSEELRTCDNCGTVMPVDERFIAKE, via the coding sequence ATGTCAATAGCACCTCCTTTTAACCTTACCCGATGGATAGAAGATAACAGGGACACTTTAAAACCTCCTGTTGGCAATAAAAATTTATATAAAGATGCGGGCGATTACATTGTTATGGTCGTTGCGGGACCAAACGCGAGAAAAGACTACCACTACAACGAAACCGAGGAGCTGTTCTATCAATTAGAGGGGGATATCGAGGTTCATATTCAAGAGGACGGGAAAAAGAAAACCATGAAACTTGGGCCAGGTGACATGTACCTGCACCCGGCCAAGATACCGCATTCCCCAGTTCGTCACAAAGGTTCAATTGGCTTGGTTATTGAACGCAAACGAGCGCATATGAAGGTTGATGACGGTTTGCTCTGGTTCTGCGATAATTGTAACAACAAATTGTACGAAGCCTATTTCACGCTGAACGATATCGAAAAAGACTTTTTAGGTCATTTCAAATATTTCTACAGCTCCGAAGAATTGCGTACTTGTGATAACTGCGGTACCGTAATGCCAGTAGACGAACGTTTTATAGCTAAGGAATAA
- a CDS encoding CAP domain-containing protein produces MKVRMHYAAFVLFVCTLASCSSEPIDGDTTNITKAENAVEVETELLEIVNNHRASLNRPALLFSEVAYEYANAHNDYMISKGSLSHDNFSSRASKISSKANAEMVAENVAKDYDTAAGAFQGWLKSVHHKNTMEGKFTHTAVSVKKDANGNYYFTQLFYR; encoded by the coding sequence ATGAAAGTGAGAATGCACTACGCTGCGTTCGTTTTGTTTGTTTGTACCTTGGCCTCTTGCTCATCAGAGCCTATCGATGGCGATACAACGAATATTACCAAAGCGGAAAACGCAGTAGAAGTAGAAACGGAATTACTGGAAATTGTCAATAATCACAGGGCATCATTAAACAGGCCCGCTTTACTTTTTAGTGAAGTGGCCTATGAGTATGCCAATGCCCATAATGACTATATGATATCCAAAGGAAGCCTGAGCCATGATAATTTTAGTTCCCGGGCCTCTAAAATCTCTTCCAAAGCAAATGCCGAAATGGTAGCCGAAAATGTGGCCAAAGATTATGATACGGCAGCTGGGGCATTTCAGGGTTGGTTGAAAAGTGTTCATCATAAAAATACCATGGAGGGTAAGTTTACACATACCGCAGTGAGCGTAAAAAAAGATGCTAACGGCAATTACTACTTTACGCAACTGTTCTACAGATAA
- a CDS encoding alpha-2-macroglobulin family protein — MHTKSILRLSVFFLLLVGCKSKQENLADQLDNLNKYQEYVNQVSHGIISAQSNVRVVLNTPVETWNNGDELDNDLLVVSPKVKGKVVALDNRTIAFVPENGFDQDTQYQFTLLLEDIVKEIPDELETLSFSVKTLKQQFNVYTDALQSYSKEKQYLNGQIRSSDVLALERAKELISAKHKGKSIHIKFDNVVKKGTQFQFKIDSIQRYEEDSEIEITWDGGKFNIESKGKSTIKIPGKNNFTVLDATVTTGEDQLVLVNFSDPIKKGQNFKGLVVLEGDNNLKYAVEGNSLKVYPSLDIKGTVNLEVFRGIESEDGHKLKQKFTERIAFEQLKPQIRFLTNGTILPSSNNLKINFEAVNLKAVDVSVLKIYQNNILQFLQGNNLNGTYNLRSVARPIVTKKIILQNSLSNANGKWSAHALDLSSIITPERGAMYRVELNFRPSYSSYKCDATNFDPEPEATENFDEEQEDSSWDGIENYYDDYGYYDYNWNERENPCDKSYYYDKKIGTNVLATDLGVTVKRGVNKSYFVAVNDILNTDPIAGAKVTFYNFQQQPIGSVTTDADGTSIFDSPKLAYFAVAENNGQKNYVKLNDGNVLSVSKFNVSGVQLQKGIKGFIFAERGVWRPGDQIFLSFMLNDNANDLPANHPIKLELLDPYNKVLHREIKTNGLNNFYHFDIKTNENAPTGNWLAKVSVGGASFTKTIKIETIKPNRLKIKTEFNAEVLNGAKPIQGNMEVKWLHGAVAKNLKADITAKFNPTTTQFKTFPGYIFDDPTRSFSTEEQVVFNNKIDAEGKAGFSINPQLSGKAPGMLSAAFITKVYENGGDFSTDVFTKPYSPFDTYIGLNAPKGDKTRGMLLTDVKHKFEVVTVDENGKPKATKNLKVSVFKVNWRWWWDTSADNLSNYSSSQYREMVYETTMNTGTNGKGNFNFELKYPGWGRYLVRVEDPDGGHATGKAVYIDWPGWAGKSRKNDPSAATMLVFSTDKETYNVGEMATITFPSSKGGRALVTVENGSEVLESLWVDTVEGETKFDLPITELYTPNIYINIALLQPHASTKNDSPIRLYGVTGIGVENKETKLQPKITMPEVLRPEETITVKVGEQNKKAMTYSIAIVDEGLLDLTRFKTPNPWDAFYAKEALGVKTWDVYGDVVGAFGGRIDQVFAIGGDGELAGAKNKKANRFEPMVVHLGPFSLKDGETKTHKIQIPKYVGSVRTMVVAGNPKKEAYGMAEKTTPVRKPLMILASLPRKITPGERVTLPVTVFAMEKKVKNVTLKIKKDKSFTVEGNTTQTLNFSQPDEKMAYFQLNVADFKGIGKVTVEASGNGEKASFEIPIDVVNPNPMTSEVTEIVLEGNASETLNFETFGVAGSNTAQIEFSTLPPMNFNGRMQYLIRYPHGCVEQTTSGAFPQLYLSDIFDMGGNRKKQVQQNIDRAIKRLGGMQNANGGFSYWPGQNYANDWGTTFAGHFLLEAEKKGYVLPIGFTSSWVKYQQSMAKQWRSGSNNSDLAQAYRLYTLALAGNADVASMNRLRETKGISNEAKFRLAATYALIGQAGVAKQILSTAKLDFEAYKHDYYTYGSSDRNRAMALETYVLLKDKAKAQDLAKTIAKRLSDKQWMSTQSTAYSLLAMAKFAEMVGGKGIKANLIVNGKSVNVATAKTLASRKIDVKKGDNTINLKNTEGNTVYVSVVNSGILPVGEEKTIQKNLFAQIRFKGRNGSRIDPTKITQGTDFVAEVTLTNTTSNNLKDMALTEIFPSGWEIVNTRFTDFGNFAQNQVTYTDLRDDRANFYFDMKKNETKTFRILLNASYLGKYYLPGIQAEAMYDNDYMVRTNGQWVEVIQ; from the coding sequence ATGCACACGAAATCTATTCTTCGTCTTTCAGTATTTTTTTTGCTTTTGGTTGGATGTAAATCCAAACAGGAAAATTTAGCAGATCAATTAGACAATCTAAATAAATATCAAGAATATGTGAATCAGGTCTCCCATGGCATAATTTCTGCCCAAAGTAATGTTCGCGTGGTTTTGAACACACCTGTAGAAACTTGGAACAATGGGGACGAACTGGATAATGATCTATTGGTGGTATCACCAAAAGTAAAAGGTAAGGTAGTGGCTTTGGATAACCGTACCATTGCCTTTGTTCCTGAAAACGGCTTTGACCAAGACACGCAATACCAGTTTACGTTGCTGCTAGAGGATATTGTCAAAGAGATTCCCGATGAGTTGGAAACCTTGTCTTTTAGTGTAAAGACATTAAAACAACAGTTTAATGTATATACCGATGCTTTACAATCCTACTCCAAAGAAAAACAATATTTGAACGGGCAAATAAGGTCTTCGGATGTTCTTGCCTTAGAGCGTGCAAAAGAATTGATTTCGGCAAAACACAAGGGAAAATCAATACACATAAAGTTTGACAATGTGGTCAAAAAGGGAACCCAATTTCAATTTAAGATCGATAGTATTCAACGATATGAAGAAGACTCCGAAATAGAGATCACATGGGACGGTGGCAAATTCAATATTGAGAGTAAAGGAAAAAGCACCATCAAAATCCCCGGTAAAAACAATTTTACGGTACTTGACGCCACGGTAACGACCGGTGAAGACCAGTTGGTATTGGTCAATTTTTCCGATCCCATAAAAAAAGGTCAGAACTTCAAAGGTTTAGTGGTCTTGGAAGGCGACAACAATCTCAAATATGCCGTGGAGGGCAACTCGCTAAAAGTGTATCCCTCCCTTGATATTAAAGGGACGGTAAATTTAGAAGTGTTTCGAGGTATTGAAAGTGAGGACGGCCATAAATTAAAGCAAAAGTTTACAGAGCGTATTGCTTTTGAACAACTGAAGCCCCAAATCAGATTTCTCACTAACGGTACTATTTTACCATCGTCAAATAACCTAAAAATTAATTTTGAAGCGGTCAATTTAAAAGCTGTGGATGTTTCCGTTCTCAAAATATATCAGAACAACATTCTCCAGTTTTTACAAGGAAATAATTTAAATGGCACGTATAACTTAAGAAGTGTGGCCAGGCCCATCGTCACCAAAAAAATCATACTGCAAAACAGCCTTTCGAATGCCAACGGCAAATGGTCCGCCCATGCCTTGGACCTAAGCTCTATAATAACCCCCGAAAGAGGCGCTATGTACAGGGTTGAACTTAACTTTAGGCCCAGTTACAGTTCTTATAAATGTGATGCTACGAATTTTGACCCCGAACCAGAGGCCACCGAGAATTTTGACGAGGAACAAGAAGATAGCTCATGGGACGGCATCGAAAATTATTACGACGATTACGGTTATTATGATTATAACTGGAACGAACGGGAAAACCCATGTGACAAATCCTATTATTATGATAAAAAAATAGGAACCAACGTTTTGGCCACAGACCTTGGTGTAACAGTAAAAAGAGGGGTGAACAAAAGCTATTTCGTTGCCGTAAACGATATTTTGAATACCGACCCTATAGCAGGGGCAAAGGTTACTTTTTATAATTTTCAACAACAGCCCATAGGTAGCGTAACTACAGATGCGGATGGGACTTCCATTTTTGATTCGCCCAAACTGGCTTACTTCGCCGTAGCTGAGAATAACGGACAAAAGAATTATGTAAAACTAAACGATGGGAATGTGCTATCGGTCAGCAAATTTAATGTTTCTGGGGTGCAGCTTCAAAAAGGTATCAAGGGCTTCATTTTTGCGGAGCGCGGGGTTTGGAGACCGGGTGACCAAATTTTCCTTTCGTTCATGTTGAACGACAATGCCAACGATTTACCTGCAAACCATCCCATAAAACTGGAATTGCTAGATCCCTACAACAAGGTTCTGCATAGGGAAATAAAGACGAACGGACTCAATAATTTTTATCATTTTGATATAAAGACCAATGAAAACGCACCAACAGGAAACTGGTTGGCCAAAGTATCGGTTGGTGGGGCATCATTTACAAAGACCATTAAAATCGAAACCATAAAACCAAACCGTTTGAAGATAAAGACCGAGTTCAACGCTGAAGTTTTGAACGGTGCGAAGCCCATACAGGGCAATATGGAGGTGAAGTGGCTGCACGGCGCGGTCGCTAAAAATTTGAAAGCCGACATTACGGCAAAATTCAATCCTACGACAACACAATTCAAGACATTTCCCGGTTATATTTTTGACGACCCTACCCGTAGTTTTTCTACGGAAGAGCAAGTGGTGTTCAACAATAAAATTGACGCAGAGGGTAAGGCTGGTTTCAGTATAAATCCGCAACTTTCCGGTAAGGCGCCCGGGATGTTGAGCGCTGCGTTCATTACCAAGGTATATGAAAATGGGGGGGATTTTAGTACCGATGTTTTTACAAAACCCTATTCGCCCTTTGATACCTACATCGGATTGAACGCCCCTAAAGGAGATAAGACCCGAGGTATGTTGTTGACCGATGTAAAACATAAATTTGAAGTGGTAACCGTTGATGAGAACGGCAAGCCAAAGGCCACAAAAAACTTAAAAGTAAGTGTGTTCAAGGTGAATTGGAGATGGTGGTGGGACACCTCTGCCGATAACCTTTCCAATTACAGTAGTAGTCAATACCGCGAGATGGTCTATGAAACCACCATGAATACGGGCACTAACGGAAAAGGAAATTTCAATTTTGAATTAAAATACCCGGGTTGGGGCAGATATTTAGTTCGTGTAGAGGATCCCGATGGAGGTCATGCCACAGGTAAGGCCGTATATATTGATTGGCCGGGTTGGGCGGGAAAATCAAGGAAAAATGACCCCTCTGCGGCTACTATGCTTGTTTTTTCCACGGATAAGGAAACCTATAACGTGGGAGAAATGGCAACGATAACCTTCCCAAGCTCCAAAGGTGGTAGGGCCTTGGTTACCGTAGAAAATGGAAGTGAAGTTTTGGAATCCCTTTGGGTAGATACCGTAGAAGGCGAGACCAAATTCGATTTGCCCATTACAGAACTCTACACGCCCAATATTTATATCAACATTGCGTTGCTGCAACCGCATGCATCCACTAAAAATGATTCCCCTATCAGGTTATACGGTGTAACGGGGATAGGTGTGGAAAACAAAGAGACAAAATTACAGCCTAAAATTACCATGCCAGAGGTTTTGCGACCCGAAGAAACTATTACGGTAAAGGTTGGTGAGCAAAATAAAAAGGCAATGACCTACAGTATTGCCATTGTAGATGAAGGCTTGTTGGATTTGACCCGATTCAAAACCCCAAACCCATGGGATGCTTTTTATGCCAAAGAAGCTTTGGGTGTAAAGACTTGGGATGTTTACGGCGATGTTGTAGGTGCTTTTGGCGGGAGGATAGACCAAGTATTTGCCATTGGTGGCGACGGTGAACTGGCGGGAGCAAAAAATAAAAAAGCAAACCGTTTTGAGCCCATGGTGGTACATTTAGGGCCATTCAGTTTAAAGGATGGAGAGACCAAAACCCATAAAATTCAGATTCCGAAATACGTTGGTTCCGTTCGCACCATGGTAGTAGCCGGTAACCCTAAAAAAGAAGCCTATGGTATGGCCGAAAAAACAACGCCTGTTCGTAAGCCCTTGATGATATTGGCATCGTTGCCCAGAAAAATAACACCTGGTGAGAGAGTTACCTTGCCGGTTACCGTATTCGCTATGGAAAAGAAGGTAAAGAACGTAACCTTAAAAATAAAGAAGGATAAATCGTTTACCGTTGAGGGCAACACGACGCAGACCTTGAATTTTAGCCAGCCCGATGAAAAAATGGCCTACTTTCAATTGAACGTAGCCGATTTTAAGGGAATTGGCAAAGTAACGGTAGAAGCTTCGGGCAATGGAGAGAAAGCCTCCTTTGAAATTCCCATTGATGTGGTAAATCCCAACCCCATGACTTCTGAAGTTACAGAAATCGTTTTGGAAGGCAACGCCAGTGAAACCTTAAATTTTGAGACTTTTGGGGTTGCGGGCAGTAATACTGCGCAAATCGAATTTTCTACATTGCCTCCGATGAATTTCAATGGTCGTATGCAGTATTTGATCCGTTACCCCCATGGGTGTGTTGAGCAAACTACATCGGGTGCATTTCCCCAGTTGTATCTGTCGGATATTTTTGATATGGGCGGCAACCGTAAAAAACAGGTACAGCAAAATATAGATAGGGCCATTAAGCGATTGGGAGGAATGCAAAATGCCAACGGTGGCTTCTCATATTGGCCTGGTCAAAATTATGCCAATGATTGGGGAACTACCTTTGCCGGACATTTTCTTTTAGAGGCCGAAAAGAAAGGTTATGTGCTTCCCATAGGGTTTACGTCCAGTTGGGTGAAATACCAACAAAGCATGGCCAAACAATGGCGTTCGGGCAGTAACAATTCCGACCTTGCGCAAGCTTACCGATTGTATACCTTAGCACTTGCCGGTAATGCAGACGTTGCGAGCATGAACCGTTTACGGGAGACCAAAGGCATCTCGAACGAAGCCAAATTCCGCTTGGCGGCAACCTACGCTTTGATCGGTCAGGCAGGGGTGGCCAAACAAATTTTGTCTACCGCAAAGCTAGATTTTGAAGCCTACAAACACGATTACTATACCTACGGATCTTCGGACAGGAACAGGGCCATGGCACTGGAAACATATGTATTGTTAAAAGACAAGGCCAAAGCGCAAGATTTGGCGAAGACCATTGCCAAAAGGTTATCTGATAAACAATGGATGAGTACCCAGAGTACGGCATACAGTTTATTGGCTATGGCAAAATTTGCCGAAATGGTCGGTGGAAAAGGAATCAAAGCAAACCTAATCGTTAATGGAAAGTCGGTAAACGTTGCTACGGCAAAGACATTGGCCAGTCGCAAGATCGATGTTAAAAAAGGCGATAATACTATCAATCTTAAAAATACCGAAGGCAATACGGTATATGTGAGTGTTGTGAACAGTGGAATTTTACCGGTGGGCGAGGAGAAGACCATCCAGAAAAATTTATTTGCCCAAATACGATTCAAGGGAAGAAACGGCTCAAGGATAGACCCCACAAAAATTACCCAGGGAACTGATTTTGTGGCCGAGGTAACCTTGACCAATACCACCTCCAATAATTTGAAGGACATGGCCTTGACCGAAATTTTCCCAAGCGGATGGGAAATTGTGAATACCAGATTTACCGATTTTGGAAATTTCGCCCAAAACCAGGTTACGTATACCGATTTGCGCGATGACCGGGCCAACTTCTATTTTGATATGAAAAAGAACGAGACCAAAACCTTTCGGATTTTATTGAACGCTTCGTATTTAGGGAAATATTATTTACCTGGTATACAGGCAGAAGCCATGTACGATAATGATTATATGGTAAGGACCAATGGGCAATGGGTCGAGGTAATACAATAG